The genomic segment TTGACTTAATTCCCAAATGTCATTATACTTTCTGGTGTTTTATAACAGATGTATCTTTCCATTACTGtgtggatgctggaattattttagAGTGGAGGAATGTGCACAAGTAGCCTACGGGAGGGGGGATGATTTGTTAATATACCATTTTATAATTTATTGCGCAATGAAATGCCACACACTGTGTACCTGTGCAGGGTGGATGCCTTTAGTGTTGTCTCGATGTCCATGTCAGTGCTGTTGTAGTCGGTGATGATGAGGTTGAAGTTGGGGTCTCCAGTGGTCTTGTACAGACCCTCCATGTCAACTATCAGCTGCTGCACCCAGCGGGCCTGGTTCTTTactgacacacacagatagacagacacccACAAGAATAAAGCAATATGTCGCCATACAACAGTAGGAGAGGAGCAgtagggtgtgtgtttgtgcgtaccTGGTACTATGAAGTGGACAGTGGCAGTCGGGTTCCAGTGAAAACCGACAGGGTTGCATAGCAACATCTCAGGGGCAGGGCGAAGCGGCGGGAGTCCCCGGGGGCGAGATAGTCTGTGGCGAATCAGAGCATAGATGTAGTGTGACAGGCGAAGGTGTTGGCCATTCACATCCCTCAGCTCCAGCTCCAGGAAATACCTGCTGCCCTGAGCTCCATCCACTCTCCTCTCAACGTTCAGCACACGCACCAGGGTAAAACgcctagggagggagggacagggttaacacactcacacacttccacaaacacatatactgtacacacacacacacacacacacacacacacacacacacacacacacacacacacacacacacacacacacacacacacacacacacactgacccatgGTGTCTGTGGTTGAGTTTGTCCATGAAGGCCTTGACGACAGGCAGAGCGTCTCTAGAGCGGAGCAGCAGGTTACCAGACACGTTACAGCGGAGGTCTATCCAATCAGAGCGCATCGCTTGGAGGTCTAAAGGGGTCACCTGGAATGTCTGAGCCCAGTTCACCTCAGGGTCAAACACTGGTCGAGGGGTGGAGTCATAAGACAAGCCCTCCACCTCTTCAGAGTCTCCCTCAAGACCCCATAAAGACTCGCTCACacccacctcctcccccctctctctcgccaccTCCCCTCTGTCAACCCCTTCAACCAGACGGTCCATCCCTCTGACCACACCAGGGGCAGATCCCCGTGGAGTGTGTTGTCATAGTCAGGTTGCGGTCGTGACTTTATCTGTGGTTGTGCTCGGAGGATGATATCTGTCTCTAGGACCTGGACTCTCTTCCTGGTCACAGTTGCTTTGTGGTCCAACTTAATTAGCGGTGGTTTAACCTCGGGCAGTCGCGTGGTCGACTGTTTGGTAACCGCTGACCACAGCTCTAGTGTACGGTTAACAAGTCTCCGCCCTCGACCGACCCTGATGGACCAATTAGAGACAGTGGGaggtgggaggtgcttcaggggATTGGGTGTTGCGTTACCCCAACCCCTCGGACCAGGCTGTTGAACACGCCGGTGCCTCCCTTGCAGCTGGGGAAGCCGAACTTCTGGTCCGTCTCCCTCTACTGGCAGGTTCTGGTCTAGTTTTTGTGGTGCAGGTAAAATCTTTAACCTGGCTGAGTTCTGTTCTGCTGGTCTCTCTCTTGGTCTGGGTTGTTTTTGGTCTGCAGGTCCCATATCTTCTCTGTCGGCTGGCTTCCCTCTTGGTTTCTGTTCCCCTGCTCTGGACTTCACAGGTCTGAGCTGTTCTGCTGGTCTGTCTGCTGGTCTTTCTGCTAGTCTCAGCTGTTctgctggtgtagtctgtagTGATGTATGTGACCCAGGACCAGGGGGGATCTCCAACCCATCCTGTTCTGTTGCTCTGGTCTGGACTACAGCTTGTTGCACTACTACAGCTGCTGTAtttgtttctctcctcctcctcttcttgtaTGTGAGAGTgtcagacatgtgtgtgtgtgtaggtgcccTGTCGGCCTGTGGCAGGGAGAAGAGTTTGCGTCGTCGTCTCTGAGCGTAATCATCATAGTCGTCTCCATAGTCAGGAGGGGCGGGGTCTTTCTTACTAGCCCCTCCCACATTTGGAGGAGCCTCGCCATCTAATTCCTCCTCTGGGACCGCCTTTCTCCTCCTCAAGATGCCATCAACTACCAAACAAcacgcagacagagaagagggttaaaataaaataaaggccGACCTGCAACAGTTTATATACTTTTTAACCAAAGAAAAACGTGTCTCCTACCTCTACCTCggctctctccctcctgcccCTCTGGCTCATCCAGCCTCATGTACCTGGAAAACCCATACCTAGAGAGTGGCGATACGGGGgtagagagggaatgttatcatctctctctgacaACATTATCCATAACTTCAGTGATTGCACCCTGCCCTCTGCTGGTTGGTAATAGTAACAACCTCATACAACCTCCTTCTCAGACCAGAGTCATAGAGGTTACACATCTCACTGTCAGTTCTTTCTTCATAACAATACAaacactctccctcccctcctcacctgtCCAGGTATAGGGGACTGTCGTGGTAGAAGCAGGTGTTGTCTGTCTCCATGTGTGTGAGCCGCGTGTAGTCGTTGGGATAGATGTAGGACATGTGGACCTGGAGACACACAAACATGGTAATAACACGCTCATTTCTGTTAGTTATAGGGATTCCAGGTGGAATATTTATGGTACTTACAAATTGCAGGCCTTGGTATCGCAGCAGAGGGAAACCTTTGATGATGTAGCTGGGTTTATAGGAGCAGTCAGGTAACACGCCTTGTAGGAACCTACTGTCTAAGGCAGGgactacacacacagttatttgttcaatctagtgactgtagtgtgtgtgtgtg from the Salmo salar chromosome ssa17, Ssal_v3.1, whole genome shotgun sequence genome contains:
- the LOC123728313 gene encoding beta-1,4-N-acetylgalactosaminyltransferase 3 produces the protein MVKSFFPLKKLRRSGKHLLFLVLLMLGAFAVYHEFVATKAWRSTKSTFSLASEDGLGRIPTQERLFGGDASEDSEAWRSSYTPQPWRPEYKGQANLHTFEDWCGSSTAQLRMNLHYPLYPHSRTTVKKLAVSPRWMNYGLRIFGYLHPYTDGEFVFAVSSDDNSEFWLSRDNSPLNLQLLAWIGKTGMEWTAPGEFGKYASQTSRPVRLSVQRRYFFEIVHKQNDRGTDHIEVAWQLNQEGLRFTVISSKYISLYSNESALRMSDIIHVPQTAASHTRSPSNQPNNQLSNQPAADMLRVDPRDILYQIPALDSRFLQGVLPDCSYKPSYIIKGFPLLRYQGLQFVHMSYIYPNDYTRLTHMETDNTCFYHDSPLYLDRYGFSRYMRLDEPEGQEGESRGRVDGILRRRKAVPEEELDGEAPPNVGGASKKDPAPPDYGDDYDDYAQRRRRKLFSLPQADRAPTHTHMSDTLTYKKRRRRETNTAAVVVQQAVVQTRATEQDGLEIPPGPGSHTSLQTTPAEQLRLAERPADRPAEQLRPVKSRAGEQKPRGKPADREDMGPADQKQPRPRERPAEQNSARLKILPAPQKLDQNLPVEGDGPEVRLPQLQGRHRRVQQPGPRGWGNATPNPLKHLPPPTVSNWSIRVGRGRRLVNRTLELWSAVTKQSTTRLPEVKPPLIKLDHKATVTRKRVQVLETDIILRAQPQIKSRPQPDYDNTLHGDLPLVGEVARERGEEVGVSESLWGLEGDSEEVEGLSYDSTPRPVFDPEVNWAQTFQVTPLDLQAMRSDWIDLRCNVSGNLLLRSRDALPVVKAFMDKLNHRHHGRFTLVRVLNVERRVDGAQGSRYFLELELRDVNGQHLRLSHYIYALIRHRLSRPRGLPPLRPAPEMLLCNPVGFHWNPTATVHFIVPVKNQARWVQQLIVDMEGLYKTTGDPNFNLIITDYNSTDMDIETTLKASTLHRYQYLKLSGNFERSAGLQAGIDLITNEHSIVFLCDLHIHFPPSIIDSVRKHCVEGHMAFAPIVMRLDCGATPSEPRGYWEVNGFGLLGIYKSDLDAAGGMNTHDFTDRWGGEDWELLDRILQSGLEVERIYMRNFLHHYHSKRGMWNRRTQRSGT